One region of Streptomyces davaonensis JCM 4913 genomic DNA includes:
- a CDS encoding Dyp-type peroxidase, producing the protein MPSSIRPQPVVGSPAPSAVFLVATVEPGGESAVRELLGGLAGLVRALGFPHPDGDLTCVAGVGSAAWDRLFGHPKPAELHPFRELTGDRHRAVSTPGDLLLHIRAARQDLCFALTAEILKSLRGAITVQDEVQGFSWFDARNLLGFVDGTENPVGPDASDAALIDEEDPGFRGGAYVVVQKYLHDLDAWEALTVEAQERVIGRSKQNNLELDVPGSHVDVNTVTGPDGEPLEILRAAMPFGRPGRGEFGTYFLAYARTPDVIETMLGRMFLGSPHSGPDPILDYSRAVTGTLFFAPSADFLGSLKS; encoded by the coding sequence ATGCCGTCGTCGATACGTCCGCAGCCGGTGGTGGGCTCACCGGCCCCCAGCGCGGTGTTCCTGGTGGCCACCGTCGAGCCGGGCGGCGAGTCCGCGGTGCGCGAACTGCTGGGCGGACTCGCCGGGTTGGTCCGCGCTCTCGGGTTCCCGCACCCCGACGGCGACCTGACCTGCGTCGCCGGAGTCGGATCGGCCGCCTGGGACCGGCTCTTCGGCCACCCGAAGCCGGCCGAGCTGCACCCCTTCCGGGAGCTTACGGGTGACCGGCACCGCGCCGTGTCCACCCCGGGCGATCTGCTCCTCCACATCAGGGCCGCCCGCCAGGACCTGTGCTTCGCGCTCACCGCGGAGATCCTCAAGTCCCTGCGCGGTGCGATCACCGTCCAGGACGAGGTGCAGGGGTTCTCCTGGTTCGACGCGCGCAATCTCCTCGGCTTCGTCGACGGCACCGAGAACCCGGTCGGACCGGACGCCTCGGACGCGGCGCTGATCGACGAGGAGGACCCCGGGTTCCGCGGCGGCGCCTACGTCGTCGTGCAGAAGTACCTGCACGACCTGGACGCCTGGGAGGCCCTCACGGTCGAGGCGCAGGAGCGGGTCATCGGCCGCTCCAAGCAGAACAACCTGGAACTCGACGTCCCCGGCTCCCACGTCGACGTGAACACCGTCACGGGCCCGGACGGGGAGCCCCTGGAGATCCTGCGCGCCGCGATGCCGTTCGGCAGGCCGGGCCGCGGTGAGTTCGGCACGTACTTCCTCGCCTACGCCCGTACCCCCGACGTCATCGAGACCATGCTCGGCCGGATGTTCCTGGGCTCACCGCACAGCGGCCCCGACCCGATCCTCGACTACTCCCGGGCCGTCACCGGAACACTGTTCTTCGCGCCGTCCGCCGACTTCCTGGGATCCCTGAAGAGCTGA
- a CDS encoding DUF5997 family protein: MTQHHSTQTMKPATAAKKLGVYLDATPADFREGVVSRAELNAFQADPPQWLRELRRTGPHPRPVVAAKLGVSIAGLARGGITEALTTDQIEALKQEEPEWLRKERATQAEVRKESARIKQKQAEQAARQDD, from the coding sequence ATGACGCAGCACCATTCCACCCAGACGATGAAGCCCGCGACCGCGGCCAAGAAGCTGGGTGTGTACCTCGACGCCACCCCCGCAGACTTCCGCGAGGGTGTCGTCTCGCGCGCCGAGCTGAACGCGTTCCAGGCCGACCCGCCCCAGTGGCTGCGCGAGCTGCGCCGCACCGGTCCGCACCCCCGTCCGGTGGTGGCGGCGAAGCTCGGCGTGTCCATCGCGGGCCTGGCCCGGGGCGGGATCACCGAGGCGCTCACCACGGACCAGATCGAGGCGCTGAAGCAGGAGGAGCCCGAGTGGCTCCGCAAGGAGCGCGCCACCCAGGCCGAGGTCCGCAAGGAGTCGGCCCGCATCAAGCAGAAGCAGGCCGAGCAGGCGGCCCGGCAGGACGACTGA
- a CDS encoding LysR family substrate-binding domain-containing protein codes for MTGSEAPLTFRLAYVPGVTPSKWVRIWHERYPDVPLDLLSVTAAEAPEALRDGRADAAFVRLPVDRTFFSAIPLYTETTVVVVPKEHAIAAVDEVTAEDLADEVVFHPLDDVLGWERPPGEPGFERPATTADAIELVAANVGLLVVPQSLARLHHRKDLTYRTLVDAPESGIALSWPEEATTDLVEDFIGVVRGRTVNSTRGRATAQEQPKAKAKAKAQEQPKRKHPDTTAARRKPAPAKKGAPGRRGKPRRRS; via the coding sequence GTGACAGGCTCGGAAGCACCCCTGACGTTCCGGCTCGCGTACGTACCCGGAGTGACACCCTCGAAGTGGGTGCGGATCTGGCACGAGCGCTACCCCGACGTCCCCCTCGACCTCCTCTCGGTCACCGCGGCCGAGGCCCCCGAGGCGCTCCGGGACGGTCGCGCGGACGCCGCGTTCGTCCGGCTGCCGGTCGACCGGACGTTCTTCAGCGCGATCCCGCTCTACACCGAGACCACCGTCGTCGTGGTGCCCAAGGAACACGCGATCGCGGCCGTCGACGAGGTCACCGCGGAGGATCTGGCCGACGAGGTCGTCTTCCACCCCCTGGACGACGTCCTCGGCTGGGAGCGGCCGCCGGGCGAGCCGGGCTTCGAGCGGCCCGCGACCACCGCGGACGCGATCGAGCTGGTCGCGGCGAACGTCGGCCTCCTCGTCGTGCCCCAGTCACTCGCCCGGCTCCACCACCGCAAGGACCTCACCTACCGCACTCTGGTGGACGCCCCCGAGTCGGGCATCGCCCTGTCCTGGCCGGAGGAGGCCACGACGGACCTGGTCGAGGACTTCATCGGCGTGGTCCGCGGTCGTACGGTCAACAGCACCCGGGGCCGCGCGACGGCCCAGGAGCAGCCGAAGGCGAAGGCGAAAGCCAAGGCCCAGGAGCAGCCCAAGCGCAAGCACCCCGACACCACGGCCGCGCGCCGCAAGCCCGCCCCCGCCAAGAAGGGCGCCCCCGGCCGCCGCGGAAAGCCCCGCCGCCGCTCGTAG